Proteins co-encoded in one Cydia strobilella chromosome 14, ilCydStro3.1, whole genome shotgun sequence genomic window:
- the LOC134747172 gene encoding uncharacterized protein LOC134747172 — protein MAIKNIMITARGPFFVCESGLKDSSRKEITHRKSTRASGHEDSERVRRTRRRAQRHKQQSSRRRRRQLKHAGGAACPCAFALEGLRWNPRRLQYRRPRHRPRLGLRAVFDPQGRARGGPGRGRLLFRGVKTDAPGRRPQHYPARRQGACFAGNPTRHLTALPVSLKVLKQLPLRFESLQQWAYTKY, from the exons ATggctataaaaaatattatgatcacGGCGCGAGGACCTTTTTTTGTTTGCGAAAGTGGACTGAAGGACTCTAGCAGGAAGGAGATAACGCATCGGAAGAGCACACgag CTTCAGGACACGAAGACAGCGAGAGGGTGCGGAGGACGAGGCGGAGGGCGCAGAGGCACAAGCAGCAGAGCAGCCGGCGTCGTCGCCGGCAGCTGAAACATGCTGGGGGTGCGGCATGCCCCTGCGCCTTTGCCTTAG AGGGCCTCAGATGGAACCCTCGGCGGCTTCAATACCGCCGACCCCGCCACCGACCCCGGTTGGGGTTGCGCGCCGTATTCGACCCTCAAGGCCGGGCTCGGGGCGGACCAGGTCGCGGCCGGTTGCTATTCCGGGGCGTCAAGACCGACGCACCCGGCCGCCGACCGCAGCATTACCCTGCGCGGCGCCAGGGTGCATGCTTTGCAGGAAACCCTACTAGG CATCTCACTGCCTTGCCTGTCTCTCTCAAAGTCCTCAAGCAACTGCCTTTGCGTTTTGAGAGTCTACAACAATGGGCTTATACTAAGTATTAG